One genomic segment of Dehalogenimonas alkenigignens includes these proteins:
- a CDS encoding DUF6717 family protein yields the protein MANSIMIIYPYLYYGNWVFDDAAAGLVREPFVAGIPEMIDRLVDNILNAREGFKLFFSATQFLGHQSVLEWVKEDAGGNWYREVGRSEEGWLCPALFKYFDEAPKRIYVRAEGKAR from the coding sequence ATGGCTAACTCGATCATGATCATCTACCCGTATCTCTACTATGGCAACTGGGTATTCGATGACGCAGCGGCCGGGCTCGTCCGAGAACCGTTTGTCGCGGGGATTCCGGAGATGATAGACCGGTTAGTGGACAACATCCTGAACGCTAGAGAAGGATTCAAATTGTTCTTTTCGGCAACGCAGTTCCTGGGACATCAGAGTGTTTTGGAATGGGTGAAAGAAGACGCGGGCGGCAACTGGTACCGGGAGGTAGGGAGGAGCGAGGAGGGGTGGCTTTGCCCGGCGCTTTTCAAATATTTCGATGAAGCACCGAAGCGGATTTACGTCAGGGCGGAAGGGAAGGCGAGGTAA
- the hisB gene encoding imidazoleglycerol-phosphate dehydratase HisB, with the protein MTERKATVKRETKETTISVFVDIDGNGKDEMRTGVRLFDHMLSQIARHGVFDIKVSATGDDVHHLVEDVGIALGKAFNEALGDKKGLVRIADATVPMDETLAAVAVDLGGRGYSVLNMEFENNDLAGFPADMVRHFLESFAAEGRLNLHAGVAYGTNDHHKVEAVFKALGRALDKATRIDHRIADRVPSTKEWVE; encoded by the coding sequence ATGACAGAACGCAAAGCCACGGTTAAACGGGAAACCAAGGAGACGACCATTTCAGTCTTCGTCGATATTGACGGCAACGGTAAAGATGAAATGCGCACCGGGGTGAGGCTGTTCGACCACATGCTGTCACAGATCGCTCGCCACGGCGTATTTGACATAAAGGTATCAGCCACGGGCGATGACGTGCATCACCTGGTTGAGGATGTCGGCATCGCTCTGGGCAAGGCGTTCAATGAAGCGCTGGGAGACAAAAAAGGACTGGTGCGTATCGCTGACGCCACGGTGCCTATGGACGAGACATTGGCCGCCGTGGCCGTTGACCTGGGCGGACGCGGCTATTCGGTCCTGAATATGGAGTTCGAGAACAACGACCTGGCTGGCTTCCCTGCCGACATGGTTCGCCATTTCCTTGAGAGCTTTGCCGCGGAGGGGCGGCTGAATTTGCATGCTGGTGTGGCCTACGGCACCAATGACCACCACAAGGTGGAGGCGGTGTTCAAGGCTCTGGGCCGGGCGCTGGATAAGGCCACTCGCATAGATCACCGAATTGCGGACCGCGTCCCCAGCACCAAGGAGTGGGTGGAGTAG
- the hisC gene encoding histidinol-phosphate transaminase translates to MDLKKFMRPELDRFAGYAACKSPEALDDVTRALGICKLDANENVYGPSPRVRSAFASFNDAHIYPDSCQTELRKALAGYTGVPADRIVAGSGSDQLIDLLVRLFISPGDEVLTATPTFAMYKFFTELSAGKFIGVPRDQDFNFTPEKLLSAVSNKTKLVFIAMPNNPTGTQVSKRTIEKILETGLPVVVDEAYYEFTGQTMAPEIGKHPNLMVLRTFSKWAGLAGLRVGYGLFPEDVVTRLDAIKDPYCVNTAAVAAARESLKDIDYLMSNVRLIVSERERLFQALAGIEYLKPYPSAANFILCKINGKDAAEIQRVLERRGILVRYFNSPQMENYLRFSIGRPGDTDRLIAQLRKIGEIT, encoded by the coding sequence ATGGATCTGAAAAAGTTTATGCGCCCGGAACTGGACAGGTTTGCCGGATACGCCGCCTGCAAGTCACCGGAGGCGCTGGACGACGTGACGCGGGCGCTGGGCATCTGCAAGCTAGATGCCAATGAAAACGTTTACGGTCCGTCGCCTCGGGTGAGATCTGCCTTTGCGTCTTTCAATGACGCCCATATTTATCCGGATTCCTGCCAGACGGAGCTGCGGAAGGCGCTGGCTGGTTATACCGGCGTTCCTGCCGATAGAATCGTCGCAGGATCGGGTTCCGACCAGCTCATCGATCTACTGGTACGGCTGTTTATCAGCCCCGGCGACGAGGTGCTGACCGCCACGCCGACCTTTGCCATGTACAAATTTTTCACCGAACTGTCTGCCGGTAAATTCATTGGCGTGCCCCGGGACCAAGACTTTAACTTCACCCCTGAAAAACTGTTAAGTGCGGTTTCGAACAAGACCAAACTCGTCTTTATCGCCATGCCCAACAACCCCACCGGCACTCAAGTCTCCAAAAGGACAATTGAGAAAATACTTGAGACCGGTCTTCCAGTAGTCGTCGACGAGGCTTATTACGAATTCACCGGCCAGACAATGGCGCCAGAAATCGGAAAACACCCCAACCTGATGGTGTTGCGGACTTTCAGCAAATGGGCCGGGCTGGCCGGGTTGCGCGTCGGCTACGGGTTATTTCCAGAAGACGTAGTGACGCGTCTGGATGCCATCAAAGACCCGTACTGCGTAAATACTGCCGCGGTCGCCGCCGCCAGGGAATCGCTCAAGGACATCGATTACCTCATGAGCAATGTGAGGTTAATCGTTTCAGAGCGGGAGCGGTTGTTCCAGGCGCTAGCGGGGATAGAGTACCTCAAGCCTTACCCTTCGGCGGCCAACTTCATCCTGTGTAAAATCAATGGTAAAGACGCGGCCGAGATCCAGCGTGTACTTGAGCGCCGCGGGATACTGGTGCGCTACTTCAACTCGCCGCAGATGGAGAATTACCTTCGCTTTTCCATCGGCCGGCCCGGGGATACTGATCGGTTGATTGCCCAACTCCGAAAAATAGGGGAGATAACATGA
- the hisD gene encoding histidinol dehydrogenase: METVIGFRAAAKILRRRVHGGFVSEATRRTLSLRYQIHDLEGMIQGIINDVWENGDDALRRLTKEYDKAEISAIEVPPAEINAAAASVDKSLLDALELAAGRVKDFHQRQREALFSGFNQMSMEQIYRPLERVGCYAPGGTAFYPSSVLMTAIPARVAGVAEVCLVTPPGKDGRVPAPTLAAAKLAGVDRVFRIGGAQAVAALAVGTKTVPKVDKICGPGSIFVTVAKRLLYGMVALDGLQGPSEVLIIADDSAKPEYIAADMMAQAEHDPLATTVLVTTSERVAKAVTDELNRVVESMSRQFVIHQSLSNMSCVAVVDCLEEAVELSNMYAPEHLLLLTADSEAVLSKIESAGCVFTGPRATVAFGDYIAGPSHVLPTSGTARFSSPLNVLDFIKIIDVVRVDDGMVKNLGPAAATIAAAEGLTAHERALRLRMDRI, encoded by the coding sequence GTGGAAACGGTAATAGGATTCAGAGCTGCAGCCAAGATTTTACGTCGCCGGGTCCACGGGGGATTCGTCTCCGAGGCTACACGTCGTACGCTGTCGCTCCGCTACCAGATACATGACCTTGAGGGGATGATCCAGGGCATCATAAATGATGTCTGGGAGAACGGCGACGATGCCCTCAGGCGCCTCACTAAAGAATATGACAAAGCCGAGATTAGCGCTATTGAAGTACCCCCGGCAGAGATCAATGCTGCGGCGGCATCGGTCGACAAGTCTCTTCTAGATGCCCTGGAATTGGCCGCCGGCCGGGTCAAGGATTTTCACCAGCGTCAGCGCGAGGCTCTGTTTTCCGGTTTCAACCAGATGTCCATGGAGCAGATCTACCGTCCACTGGAGCGCGTCGGCTGCTACGCTCCAGGCGGCACCGCCTTCTATCCTTCGAGTGTCCTGATGACGGCCATACCGGCGCGGGTGGCTGGCGTTGCCGAAGTCTGTCTGGTAACACCGCCAGGCAAAGACGGCAGGGTGCCGGCGCCGACGCTGGCTGCGGCCAAATTGGCTGGTGTTGACCGCGTCTTCCGGATCGGCGGAGCGCAAGCCGTCGCCGCGCTGGCGGTGGGTACAAAAACGGTGCCCAAGGTCGATAAAATCTGCGGACCGGGCAGCATTTTTGTGACCGTGGCCAAGCGGTTGCTTTACGGCATGGTTGCCCTTGACGGGCTGCAGGGGCCGAGCGAGGTGCTTATCATCGCCGACGATTCCGCCAAGCCGGAATATATCGCCGCGGACATGATGGCTCAAGCGGAGCACGACCCGTTGGCGACGACGGTGCTGGTGACGACCTCGGAGCGGGTGGCTAAAGCCGTAACCGACGAGCTGAATCGTGTCGTCGAGAGTATGTCGCGCCAGTTCGTCATTCACCAGAGCCTGTCAAATATGTCCTGCGTCGCCGTGGTTGACTGCTTGGAAGAGGCGGTGGAATTGTCCAATATGTACGCTCCGGAGCACCTGCTTCTACTGACCGCGGACTCGGAGGCAGTATTATCGAAGATAGAGAGTGCCGGCTGCGTCTTTACCGGGCCGCGGGCGACGGTGGCCTTCGGCGACTACATCGCCGGACCGAGCCACGTGCTGCCGACTTCGGGAACGGCACGATTCTCATCTCCACTTAATGTGCTCGATTTCATCAAGATAATCGACGTCGTCCGGGTGGATGACGGGATGGTGAAAAATCTGGGGCCGGCGGCGGCAACTATTGCCGCGGCCGAGGGGCTGACCGCCCACGAGAGGGCGCTCAGACTGCGGATGGACCGGATCTAG
- the hisG gene encoding ATP phosphoribosyltransferase → MRVALPKGRLLSDTAALLDRAGWQLNDYQPKARLYRLTSAKYPELSAKMLHEKDIPIQVAIGNYDLGICGADWVEELVSRYRLSSLVKVRVLGYGHGALYAASAAGDGIASLADLSRRTDKVRLASEYPNLAEQLAIQLRLKNYAVYPLWGSAEAYPPETAEVVILPRKSAGELISKGLKVLSKVLDFKAVLIANRESLASKDLSAAISSILANLPPAVELNEDAPPKTAAALEAYHEYAPDVVRLALPDGHQQPHVRKILDAAGIGIEDYPSDRGFRRPKSDLEGFAIKTIRPQDMPIQVANGNFDLAITGWDWLTDHLHQFPASPVKRLLDLKYGWVRIVAVVANEVPVTNAAELKEHFRNRNLRVASEYINIADEYARNNHFGRYRIAPTWGSTEAYLPEDADLLIENTETGGTIARHNLRIIDTLFESTACVIGNTRAADNPVKRKRMEALVERLGKALDQAK, encoded by the coding sequence ATGAGAGTCGCCTTGCCCAAAGGCCGCCTGCTTTCGGATACGGCGGCACTCCTCGACCGTGCCGGCTGGCAGCTTAATGACTACCAGCCCAAAGCCCGGCTGTACCGGCTGACCAGCGCCAAATACCCGGAGCTGTCGGCTAAGATGCTCCATGAAAAGGACATCCCCATCCAGGTGGCAATCGGCAACTACGACCTTGGTATCTGCGGCGCCGACTGGGTGGAGGAACTTGTCTCCCGCTATCGTCTCTCTTCGCTGGTCAAGGTCAGGGTTCTGGGCTATGGCCACGGCGCCCTCTACGCGGCTTCGGCGGCGGGCGACGGCATCGCCTCGCTGGCCGACCTGTCCAGGCGCACTGACAAGGTGCGCCTGGCCTCGGAATACCCCAACCTGGCCGAGCAATTGGCCATCCAGCTGCGCCTCAAAAATTACGCCGTCTACCCGCTGTGGGGCTCGGCGGAGGCTTACCCGCCGGAGACAGCCGAGGTGGTCATCCTGCCGCGCAAGAGCGCGGGCGAACTCATATCAAAAGGCCTCAAAGTCCTGTCGAAAGTCCTCGACTTCAAGGCCGTTCTGATAGCCAACCGCGAAAGCCTGGCCTCCAAAGACCTCTCGGCGGCTATCTCGTCGATTCTGGCTAACCTGCCGCCAGCCGTAGAGCTTAACGAAGATGCGCCGCCGAAAACGGCGGCAGCCCTCGAAGCCTATCACGAGTACGCCCCCGATGTCGTTCGGCTGGCATTGCCCGATGGTCATCAGCAGCCGCACGTGAGGAAAATTCTCGACGCCGCCGGTATTGGGATCGAAGACTACCCATCCGACCGCGGCTTCCGGCGGCCCAAAAGCGACCTGGAGGGTTTTGCCATCAAAACGATTCGGCCGCAGGATATGCCCATCCAGGTGGCTAACGGCAACTTTGACCTGGCCATCACCGGCTGGGACTGGCTGACCGACCATTTGCACCAGTTCCCGGCCTCCCCGGTCAAACGCCTGCTTGACCTCAAATATGGCTGGGTGCGCATTGTCGCCGTTGTGGCTAACGAGGTGCCGGTGACCAACGCAGCAGAGCTTAAGGAGCATTTTCGGAACCGCAATCTGCGGGTCGCTTCAGAATATATCAACATCGCCGATGAGTACGCCCGCAACAATCACTTCGGCCGCTACCGCATCGCGCCTACCTGGGGTTCGACCGAGGCCTATTTGCCGGAGGATGCCGACCTTCTAATCGAAAATACCGAAACCGGCGGCACCATTGCCCGGCACAACCTGCGCATCATAGACACGCTGTTCGAGTCCACCGCTTGCGTCATCGGCAATACCCGGGCGGCAGACAATCCGGTAAAACGGAAGAGGATGGAGGCTCTGGTGGAAAGATTGGGGAAGGCGCTCGACCAGGCTAAGTAA
- a CDS encoding ATP phosphoribosyltransferase regulatory subunit, whose product MTQERCRGCRDLVPEQMLKFRLAESVFIDTALKWGYEEVRTPTLEYLHLFTATGTLTPGMLGQVFSFLDWDGWSGERVVMRPDGTIPIARLYTDSLADREVARLFYVVNTFLFEEKPGSGRERWQCGAELIGGSGPLADAELARMALETLELLGLEGRIKISHSGVIQAVLAQLEPSPEARHKLFDDILDGNESVMSRLAESNPELLAGLKTLLGVTGTSSNYLSNLRSLFGYSAELEAAAGDFAATLDTLDDVGVPYEIDLASGRGFEYYTGAIFHLSVNGVTVGGGGRYDNLIALMGGPARAAAGFALYLDELMKFIDMAEYEMEEPDRFLVSFQPGDEARAFAVATDLRDADYTAEIKLGDPDVMDYDWVLNITEDGLLVLSDTETDEEFEFETVEELVEMLGGEASEE is encoded by the coding sequence ATGACTCAAGAGAGGTGTCGCGGCTGCCGCGACCTGGTCCCCGAACAAATGCTGAAATTCCGCCTGGCGGAATCCGTCTTCATTGATACCGCGCTCAAGTGGGGCTACGAGGAGGTGCGCACTCCCACGCTGGAGTACCTGCACCTGTTCACCGCCACCGGCACGCTGACCCCCGGCATGCTGGGGCAGGTGTTTTCTTTCCTGGATTGGGACGGCTGGAGCGGCGAGCGCGTGGTCATGCGGCCGGACGGCACTATCCCCATCGCCCGCCTGTACACCGATTCCCTGGCTGACCGTGAAGTCGCCCGTCTTTTCTATGTGGTAAATACTTTCCTCTTTGAGGAGAAGCCGGGCAGCGGCCGGGAGCGCTGGCAATGCGGCGCGGAATTGATCGGCGGCAGCGGCCCCCTGGCCGATGCCGAACTCGCCCGTATGGCTCTTGAGACGCTGGAACTGCTCGGTCTTGAGGGCCGCATAAAAATCTCCCATTCCGGGGTCATTCAGGCGGTATTGGCTCAGCTCGAACCGTCGCCGGAGGCCCGTCACAAATTGTTCGATGATATCCTCGACGGCAACGAGTCGGTGATGAGCCGGCTGGCCGAGTCCAATCCGGAACTTCTAGCCGGCCTTAAAACTCTCCTTGGCGTAACCGGGACCTCATCCAATTACCTCTCCAATCTCAGGTCCCTCTTCGGCTACTCCGCGGAGCTGGAGGCAGCGGCGGGAGACTTCGCCGCCACACTCGATACCCTCGACGACGTCGGCGTGCCCTATGAGATCGACCTGGCCTCCGGCCGCGGCTTTGAATACTACACCGGCGCCATCTTCCACCTTTCGGTCAATGGGGTTACCGTCGGCGGCGGCGGCCGCTATGACAACCTCATCGCTCTGATGGGCGGCCCTGCCAGGGCGGCGGCCGGCTTCGCCCTGTACCTGGACGAGCTGATGAAGTTCATAGATATGGCCGAATATGAGATGGAAGAACCAGACCGCTTTTTGGTCAGCTTCCAGCCCGGCGACGAGGCGCGGGCTTTCGCCGTGGCCACTGATCTTCGAGACGCCGACTACACCGCCGAGATCAAACTTGGCGACCCCGACGTCATGGACTATGACTGGGTTCTTAACATCACCGAAGACGGCCTGCTGGTGTTGTCCGATACTGAAACGGACGAGGAGTTCGAGTTCGAGACAGTCGAAGAACTGGTAGAGATGCTGGGCGGGGAGGCCTCTGAAGAATGA
- a CDS encoding NfeD family protein, with protein MNIAGILLIALAIAFFIVEFFTSGYALFAAAGLLSLILGLVLVFNFAVPPWVTVTLLALILGLSATAAILIWRRVAEAQKQKIATGNEELVGQTARVHAPLQPAGKVFIQGEIWSAELDAGRAEIGEQVTVTGVQGLKLSVKKNARGG; from the coding sequence ATGAATATCGCCGGCATCCTGCTGATCGCTCTGGCCATCGCTTTTTTTATCGTCGAATTCTTCACCTCCGGCTACGCCCTGTTCGCCGCGGCAGGACTGCTCTCCCTGATCCTCGGCCTGGTGCTTGTTTTTAATTTCGCCGTGCCGCCGTGGGTTACCGTTACCCTGCTGGCCCTGATCCTGGGACTTTCGGCAACCGCCGCCATCCTTATCTGGCGCCGCGTTGCCGAGGCGCAAAAACAGAAGATCGCCACCGGAAATGAGGAGCTTGTCGGCCAAACCGCCCGCGTTCATGCTCCGCTGCAGCCGGCCGGCAAAGTCTTTATCCAGGGCGAAATCTGGTCGGCGGAACTGGACGCCGGCAGGGCTGAAATCGGCGAGCAGGTTACCGTTACCGGTGTTCAAGGCTTAAAACTGTCCGTAAAGAAAAACGCGCGAGGAGGATAG
- a CDS encoding slipin family protein, which translates to MEAALEALVPWLIFLLFLVIILALSVRVVSEYERGVIFRLGRLVGAKGPGIFFLIPFIDRMVKMDLRVVTMDVPAQEVITRDNVTVRVNAVIYFRVVDPQAAVVKVLDHIRATSQISQTTLRNVLGQSELDELLANREKLNDVIQDIIDKQTDPWGIKVSTVEIKEVELPETMRRSMAAQAEAERERRAKIIHAQGEFEASTKLAQAADIIAKEPVTLQLRYLQTLTEIASERNSTVIFPIPIDLISMFMKGFIKDK; encoded by the coding sequence ATGGAAGCCGCTCTCGAAGCACTCGTTCCCTGGCTCATTTTCTTGCTCTTCCTGGTGATCATTCTGGCTCTTTCGGTCAGGGTTGTCTCCGAATATGAACGGGGCGTCATCTTCCGGCTGGGCCGCCTGGTCGGCGCCAAAGGCCCGGGCATCTTCTTCCTTATTCCTTTCATTGACCGCATGGTCAAAATGGACCTGCGCGTCGTGACCATGGACGTGCCGGCTCAGGAGGTCATCACCCGGGACAATGTCACCGTGCGCGTTAACGCCGTTATCTACTTCCGGGTTGTCGATCCGCAGGCGGCGGTCGTCAAAGTCCTCGATCACATCCGGGCGACCTCCCAGATTTCGCAAACGACGCTCAGAAATGTTCTGGGTCAATCGGAACTCGACGAACTCCTGGCCAACCGCGAGAAGCTGAACGACGTGATCCAGGACATCATCGATAAACAAACCGATCCCTGGGGCATCAAAGTTTCGACGGTAGAGATAAAAGAAGTGGAACTGCCTGAGACGATGCGCCGGTCTATGGCCGCCCAGGCCGAAGCCGAGCGCGAGCGCCGGGCTAAAATAATCCACGCCCAGGGCGAGTTCGAAGCCTCAACCAAACTTGCCCAGGCGGCCGACATCATCGCCAAAGAACCGGTGACGCTTCAACTGCGGTATCTGCAGACGCTGACCGAGATCGCTTCCGAGCGCAATTCGACGGTGATTTTCCCCATCCCCATCGACCTCATCAGCATGTTCATGAAGGGATTTATCAAAGACAAGTAG
- a CDS encoding biotin--[acetyl-CoA-carboxylase] ligase, translating into MNKLDYRSVEDALSGCRWSKHILTYERIGSTMDRSRELAHKGAPEGTLVVAAEQTEGRGRLSRAWVSPVGSLSLSLLLHPSSEQLPYLTMLAGLAAAEAIEAAAPLKADLKWPNDILIGGRKVAGILVESGTARGKTYAAIGIGVNVNMDMAGWPDLAGIATSLSAESGRKIDTPRLLRAIVDEIAAFYTSFDPAALRDLWRARLVTLGRRVTASGGGTVVEGVAAEVTADGALVILGDDGAEYVVVAGDVTLKP; encoded by the coding sequence ATGAACAAACTAGACTATCGCAGCGTGGAAGACGCGCTTTCCGGGTGTCGCTGGAGCAAGCATATACTGACCTATGAGCGTATTGGTTCCACCATGGACCGGTCCAGAGAACTGGCACACAAGGGGGCGCCGGAGGGTACCCTGGTAGTGGCTGCGGAACAGACCGAAGGCCGCGGTCGGCTGTCTCGCGCCTGGGTGTCGCCGGTCGGCTCTCTGTCGCTGTCGTTGTTGCTTCACCCGTCGTCAGAGCAGTTGCCGTACCTCACCATGCTGGCCGGGCTGGCGGCCGCCGAGGCCATAGAGGCAGCCGCGCCGTTGAAAGCCGATCTGAAGTGGCCCAATGACATTCTCATCGGCGGCCGGAAAGTCGCCGGGATTCTGGTTGAGAGCGGCACCGCCAGGGGCAAGACCTATGCGGCTATCGGCATCGGTGTGAACGTTAACATGGATATGGCCGGTTGGCCCGATCTTGCCGGCATCGCCACTAGCCTGTCGGCCGAGTCAGGCCGAAAAATCGACACGCCGCGGCTGCTGCGGGCGATTGTCGATGAAATAGCCGCTTTTTACACCTCGTTCGACCCGGCGGCCCTTCGGGATCTCTGGCGCGCCCGCCTGGTAACCCTGGGGCGCCGGGTGACCGCCAGCGGCGGCGGAACGGTCGTCGAGGGAGTCGCCGCCGAAGTGACCGCCGACGGCGCCCTGGTCATCCTTGGAGACGACGGCGCCGAATATGTCGTCGTCGCCGGTGATGTTACTCTGAAGCCGTAG
- a CDS encoding DNA polymerase ligase N-terminal domain-containing protein, which yields MKNQDKLSEYRAKRDFQKTAEPPPETAAPSEKPVFVVQKHAASRLHYDLRLEIDGVLKSWAVPKGPSMDPEVKHLAVPTEDHPMAYGGFEGTIPEGEYGAGTVMVWDTGTYRNIKAEKPRPESMAESFDEGRIEVFLEGKKLAGRFALIKTARGWLFFKMKDEYARAGDITAEAPDSAISGRNLEQITAGR from the coding sequence ATGAAAAATCAGGACAAACTCAGTGAATATCGGGCTAAGCGGGATTTTCAGAAGACCGCCGAGCCGCCGCCGGAAACCGCCGCGCCGTCTGAAAAGCCGGTATTCGTCGTTCAGAAACATGCCGCTTCCCGCCTGCACTACGATCTGCGCCTGGAGATCGACGGCGTGCTGAAAAGCTGGGCGGTGCCCAAGGGGCCGTCAATGGACCCGGAGGTCAAGCACCTGGCGGTGCCCACCGAGGACCACCCCATGGCCTACGGCGGTTTTGAAGGCACGATACCGGAGGGCGAATACGGCGCCGGTACGGTCATGGTCTGGGACACCGGCACCTACCGGAATATTAAAGCCGAGAAACCCAGGCCGGAGTCAATGGCGGAATCATTCGACGAGGGCAGAATCGAGGTGTTTCTCGAGGGCAAGAAACTGGCGGGGCGTTTCGCGCTGATCAAGACCGCCCGCGGCTGGCTGTTTTTCAAAATGAAAGATGAGTACGCCCGTGCCGGCGATATCACCGCCGAGGCGCCGGACTCGGCCATTTCCGGCCGAAATCTGGAACAAATCACCGCCGGGCGGTGA
- a CDS encoding R3H domain-containing nucleic acid-binding protein, whose protein sequence is MPNQITDDLGTLLDMLPPEIRRPLGQQTDLAQLLEVVMDLGRVPEARFPGREIILRPEEISEEDIDYVTARVSAFGGDNRAGIERTLHRISAIRNRKGKIIGLTCRVGRAVFGTIKIIEDLIQSGSSVLLLGRPGVGKTTMLREVARVLADDLKKRVVIVDTSNEIAGDGDIPHPAIGRARRMQVSEPDRQHAVMIEAVENHMPEVIVIDEIGTELEALAARTIAERGVQLVGTAHGNTLENLMQNPTLADLIGGIQAVTLGDEEARRRGTQKTVLERKAPPTFDIIVEIQERDRVAVHGNTSEAVDAILRGIPEATEIRSIDDNGLVTTTSAQPDTDHPERAHRLPSAAAVDTPRLYLFGINRSRLEQVAEEMRVNLNITERLGDAGMLVTSKNYFRRRPQRIRDAEAHNLPVYVLKSHTPAQFRQFLGMLSRREPEIAQESGALDQAIMEAEEAVHRVKSGNDKVELSPQGAYIRRLQHLVAERANLKSGSEGREPNRRVNIFKE, encoded by the coding sequence TTGCCGAACCAGATTACGGACGACCTGGGAACCCTGCTCGATATGCTGCCGCCGGAAATCCGGCGGCCGCTTGGCCAGCAAACCGATTTAGCCCAGCTGCTTGAAGTTGTCATGGATCTCGGAAGGGTGCCGGAGGCACGGTTCCCCGGCCGGGAAATCATCCTCCGGCCTGAAGAAATCTCCGAAGAGGACATTGATTACGTCACCGCCCGTGTCAGCGCCTTCGGCGGCGACAACCGCGCCGGCATCGAACGCACATTACACCGCATCTCGGCCATCAGAAACCGAAAAGGCAAAATCATCGGCCTCACCTGCCGCGTCGGGCGGGCGGTGTTCGGGACGATTAAGATCATCGAGGACCTGATTCAATCTGGCAGCAGCGTCCTGCTGCTGGGCAGGCCGGGCGTCGGCAAGACCACCATGCTGCGGGAAGTTGCCCGTGTCCTGGCCGATGACTTAAAAAAGCGCGTCGTCATCGTCGATACGTCCAACGAGATAGCCGGAGACGGCGATATTCCCCACCCGGCGATCGGCCGCGCCCGCCGCATGCAGGTGTCCGAACCCGACCGACAGCACGCGGTGATGATCGAAGCGGTTGAAAACCACATGCCGGAAGTCATCGTGATAGACGAGATCGGCACCGAACTTGAAGCTTTAGCCGCCAGGACCATCGCCGAACGCGGCGTGCAGCTGGTAGGCACCGCCCACGGCAACACCCTGGAAAACCTGATGCAGAACCCGACACTGGCGGATCTGATCGGCGGCATCCAGGCGGTAACCCTGGGCGACGAGGAAGCCAGGCGGCGCGGCACTCAAAAAACAGTCCTGGAGCGAAAGGCGCCGCCGACTTTTGATATCATCGTCGAAATTCAGGAAAGAGACCGGGTGGCGGTTCACGGCAACACCTCAGAAGCGGTTGACGCCATCCTGCGCGGTATCCCGGAAGCGACCGAGATCCGTTCCATCGATGACAACGGCCTGGTCACCACCACTTCAGCCCAGCCGGATACCGATCATCCCGAACGAGCCCACCGCCTGCCTTCGGCGGCGGCGGTGGACACACCCAGACTGTATCTCTTCGGGATCAATCGAAGCCGCCTGGAACAGGTCGCTGAAGAGATGCGGGTCAATCTCAACATCACCGAGCGCCTGGGCGATGCCGGGATGCTGGTCACCTCAAAGAATTATTTCCGCCGCCGGCCGCAGCGAATCCGGGACGCCGAGGCGCACAACCTGCCGGTCTACGTCCTTAAGAGCCATACCCCCGCCCAGTTCCGCCAGTTCCTCGGCATGCTGTCCCGCCGGGAGCCGGAGATAGCCCAGGAATCCGGCGCTTTGGATCAGGCGATAATGGAAGCTGAAGAAGCGGTACACCGGGTCAAAAGCGGCAACGACAAGGTTGAGTTATCGCCTCAGGGCGCCTACATCCGCCGGCTGCAGCACCTGGTTGCCGAACGCGCCAACCTGAAATCGGGCAGCGAAGGCCGCGAGCCCAACCGAAGGGTCAACATCTTCAAGGAGTGA